The following are encoded together in the Coffea arabica cultivar ET-39 chromosome 1c, Coffea Arabica ET-39 HiFi, whole genome shotgun sequence genome:
- the LOC113729519 gene encoding uncharacterized protein produces the protein MSSHTPSTDREKTASTSTTSIHVLALDGILNVNSLFTVGVFLGLAWNLGDPNNTLVASPVCTASSGMVEDFVKFHVYSFSSFLFSSLIALALKQAIRSSKDGYYGAEMHSVARVNLKVLQSGILASALGSVAGCVFLTLALVDFVQIKLGTLACRSWYTAGAVFPLVILVPSALVIYIYVVLHAFAR, from the coding sequence ATGAGTAGCCATACTCCTAGCACTGACCGGGAGAAAACTGCTAGCACCTCCACTACCAGCATACACGTTCTTGCCTTAGATGGCATACTGAACGTGAATTCATTGTTCACCGTAGGAGTCTTCCTAGGCCTTGCTTGGAACCTCGGGGACCCCAATAACACCCTTGTTGCGTCCCCAGTTTGTACCGCAAGCTCTGGCATGGTGGAAGACTTCGTAAAATTTCACGTCTACTCTTTCAGCTCCTTCCTTTTTTCTAGCCTTATTGCCTTAGCCCTCAAACAGGCCATCAGAAGTTCCAAGGACGGATATTATGGCGCTGAAATGCATTCCGTTGCTCGTGTCAATTTGAAGGTTCTGCAATCTGGGATTTTGGCTTCGGCATTAGGTTCTGTCGCTGGTTGTGTTTTCTTGACATTGGCACTCGTGGATTTTGTTCAAATTAAGCTCGGAACATTGGCCTGCCGGAGCTGGTATACTGCTGGGGCTGTTTTTCCGCTGGTGATATTGGTGCCATCTGCGCTTGTTATCTACATATACGTGGTGTTGCATGCCTTTGCTCGGTAG